One window of Silene latifolia isolate original U9 population unplaced genomic scaffold, ASM4854445v1 scaffold_88, whole genome shotgun sequence genomic DNA carries:
- the LOC141640520 gene encoding uncharacterized protein LOC141640520 produces the protein MLQYATDRWPFQYHPLCKSIKLNHLMFADDLLMFCKGNVQSIMLLMRAFSSFSKASGLCMNSSKSEVYYSGVSQTVKDDIRQITGFTEGAMPFRYLGVPVQATRLTKIECNVLVEKMVNRIRSLDAKKLSYAGRLVLVNSVLNTLHNYWSGIFLIPKCVVKRIEAVCRNYLWDGTADFHRVPSVGWDRVTLPKEEGGLGIKRTVTWNIASVAKLADWLYCKADRLWIRWVNQVHIKGKNWHDYVPPADVAWSWKNICKVKDLVKNAYVEDQWMPDAQGFTIRNCYEWLRHRAVPHNWAPAVWNTWNVPKHSFITWVSMNNGLNTRAKLASFGYCQEHHCCICEISDETQAHLFFQCAYSQRVLQEVEKWCGFSVDVTMAVLASPGNRMKGLKQLVHCQLWVSCHYHIWLERNSARLNAVVISPTKLAERIVAEAKTRIMSKVGKSKYAQDSIWLRK, from the coding sequence ATGTTACAATATGCTACTGATAGATGGCCATTCCAGTACCATCCTCTATGCAAGAGTATCAAGTTGAATCACcttatgtttgcagatgacttgTTGATGTTTTGCAAGGGTAATGTCCAATCCATAATGTTGTTGATGagagctttttcttctttctcaAAAGCCTCTGGTCTGTGCATGAATAGTTCCAAATCTGAGGTATACTACAGTGGAGTCTCTCAAACTGTTAAGGATGACATAAGACAAATCACAGGATTTACTGAAGGTGCTATGCCTTTTAGATATCTGGGAGTGCCTGTTCAAGCTACCAGATTGACCAAGATTGAGTGCAATGTCCTGGTGGAGAAGATGGTTAATAGGATTCGTAGCTTGGATGCTAAGAAATTGTCATATGCAGGCAGGCTTGTCTTGGTAAATTCAGTCCTGAACACACTGCATAACTATTGGTCAGGTATCTTCCTTATCCCAAAATGTGTTGTAAAACGCATTGAGGCAGTTTGCAGGAACTATCTTTGGGATGGGACAGCTGATTTCCATAGAGTACCATCAGTGGGTTGGGATAGGGTAACTCTACCTAAAGAAGAAGGTGGATTGGGAATTAAAAGAACGGTCACCTGGAACATTGCTTCTGTTGCAAAATTAGCAGACTGGTTATACTGTAAAGCTGATAGGCTTTGGATTAGGTGGGTTAATCAGGTCCATATCAAGGGAAAGAATTGGCATGACTATGTCCCTCCTGCTGATGTGGCTTGGTCTTGGAAAAATATTTGCAAAGTAAAAGATTTGGTCAAGAATGCTTATGTAGAGGATCAATGGATGCCTGATGCTCAAGGGTTCACTATCAGAAATTGCTATGAATGGTTAAGGCATAGAGCTGTTCCTCATAACTGGGCACCTGCTGTATGGAACACCTGGAATGTCCCTAAACACTCTTTCATTACTTGGGTGTCCATGAACAATGGTCTTAATACCCGTGCTAAACTTGCATCTTTTGGGTACTGTCAAGAGCATCACTGTTGCATTTGTGAAATCTCAGATGAAACTCAAGCTCATCTGTTCTTTCAATGTGCATACAGTCAAAGGGTCCTGCAGGAAGTTGAGAAATGGTGTGGTTTCAGTGTTGATGTAACTATGGCTGTACTGGCATCACCTGGTAATAGAATGAAAGGCTTGAAGCAGCTGGTTCATTGTCAGCTCTGGGTATCCTGTCACTATCATATCTGGTTGGAAAGGAACAGTGCAAGATTGAATGCAGTGGTCATTTCCCCTACCAAACTGGCTGAAAGGATAGTTGCAGAAGCTAAGACGAGAATTATGAGTAAGGTTGGCAAGTCCAAATATGCTCAGGATAGTATTTGGTTGAGAAAATGA